CTGGAATGCGCCCCGCGCCCGAACGGGCCACCGAGTACGCAACGTGCGGGAACCCGCGAGGGGTTCCCGCACTTCGCGTACTCGGTCGCGGGGCGACGCGGCGTCAGCTTCGGCGTCCGCGGCCGGAGGCGCGTCGCTCCGCTCGCGCCTCGTGCGCAGCGGCGTCCTCGGCCTTCATGATCGACTTCGTCTCGGTGAGTTCGCCGAGCGCCGTGCGCCACCAACGCGTGCCCGGGTCGGAGTCGACCAGCAGCATCCGCACGAGCAGGGTCAGCGGCACCGCGAGGATCGCACCGATCGGGCCGAGGATGATCGCCCAGAACAGCACCGAGAAGAAGGTGAGCGTCTGGCTGAGCGCGACGGCGTTGCCGACCACCTTCGGTTGCACGATCGACTGCACCACGGCGTTCACCAGTCCGTAGACGACGATGATCGCGATCACGATCGGCCAGCCGCCCTCGAAGTAGCCGAACACCAGCGGCGGCACGATCGCGATGAAGTACCCGACGTTCGGGATGAAGCTGCAGAGGAACGACAGCAGCGCCCACAGGAACGCCGCGGGCACGCCCATGATCACCAGGGCGACGCCGTTGATCACGCCCTGCACGAGGCCGAGCACGGTCGTGACCACCATGTAGCGCCGCACGTCGTGTGCGTACTCGCGCACCGCGGAGACCAGGTGCGGCCGCCTCGGCTCGAGCTGCCGCAGCACGGTGGGCGCGTAGGACGCATCGGCCGGCATGAGGATGAGCATGGTGAGCAGCACCACGAGCATGCC
This portion of the Agromyces rhizosphaerae genome encodes:
- a CDS encoding AI-2E family transporter, translated to MRRGKPADRPRRADAPEAGAPPDVGGGRSVASVVIPRSLAIVLGLAAATVAAIGMSGISGILAPVLLALILTICANPVRTWLERNGVNRGVATLAVALTTFALLAAFVYALVIAFAQFSSLLPDYADQIAAIGANISSWLSSIGFGPDQVAAIEQGLDPNNLVAFFSGLLGSVFGLIGMLVVLLTMLILMPADASYAPTVLRQLEPRRPHLVSAVREYAHDVRRYMVVTTVLGLVQGVINGVALVIMGVPAAFLWALLSFLCSFIPNVGYFIAIVPPLVFGYFEGGWPIVIAIIVVYGLVNAVVQSIVQPKVVGNAVALSQTLTFFSVLFWAIILGPIGAILAVPLTLLVRMLLVDSDPGTRWWRTALGELTETKSIMKAEDAAAHEARAERRASGRGRRS